A single genomic interval of Nyctibius grandis isolate bNycGra1 unplaced genomic scaffold, bNycGra1.pri scaffold_104_arrow_ctg1, whole genome shotgun sequence harbors:
- the LOC137677252 gene encoding olfactory receptor 14A16-like — protein sequence MSNSSSITHFLLLAFTDTRELQLLHFWLFLGIYLAALLGNGLIISAVACDHRLHTPMYFFLLNLSLLDMGTISTTLPKSMANSLWDSRDISYTGCAAQVFFFLFLIAAEYFLLTIMAYDRYVAIFKPLHYGTLLGSRACVHMAAAAWGTGFLYAVLHTANTFSLPLCQGNALDQFFCEIPQILKLSCSHSYLREAALLVVSVCLALGCFIFIVVSYVQIFRAVLRIPSQQGRHKAFSTCLPHLAVVSLFNSTGTFAYLKPPSISSSSLDLVVAVLYSVVPPAVNPLIYSMRNKELKDALWKLITGCFSEAINCPSSSAEHL from the coding sequence atgtccaacagcagctccatcacccacttcctcctcctggcattcACAGACAcaagggagctgcagctcttgcacttctggctcttcctgggcatctacctggctgccctcctgggcaaCGGCCTCATCATCAGTGCTGTAGCCTGTGACCACcgcctccacacccccatgtacttcttccttcTCAACCTCTCTCTCCTTGACATGGGCACCATCTCAACCACTCTCCCCAAATCCATGGCCAATTCCCTCTGGGACAGCAGAGACATCTCCTACACAGGATGTGCTGCacaggtctttttctttctctttttgattGCAGCAGAGTATTTTCTTCTCACCATAATGGCCTATGACCGCTATGTTGCCATCTTCAAACCCCTGCACTATGGGAccctcctgggcagcagagcttgtgtccacatggcagcagctgcctggggcactGGTTTCCTTTATGCTGTGCTGCACAcggccaatacattttcactccccctctgccaaggcaatgccctggaccagttcttctgtgaaatcccccagatcctcaagctctcctgctcacactcCTACCTCAGAGAGGCTGCGCTTCTTGTGGTTAGTGTCTGCTTAGCTTTAgggtgttttattttcattgtggtgtcctatgtgcagatcttcagggctgtgctgaggatcccctctcagcagggacggcacaaagccttttccacatgcctccctcacctggccgtGGTCTCCCTGTTCAACAGCACTGGCACGTTTGCCTACCTGAAGcccccctccatctcctcctcatCACTGGATCTGGTGGTGGCAGTTCTGTACTCGGTGgtacctccagcagtgaaccccctcatctacagcatgaggaacaaAGAGCTCAAGGATGCCCTGTGGAAATTGATAACTGgatgtttttctgaagcaataaACTGCCCATCATCTTCTGCAGAGCATTTATAA